The proteins below are encoded in one region of Hordeum vulgare subsp. vulgare chromosome 3H, MorexV3_pseudomolecules_assembly, whole genome shotgun sequence:
- the LOC123439641 gene encoding peptide-N4-(N-acetyl-beta-glucosaminyl)asparagine amidase A-like: protein MPLHSRSTMAEPFVHAVLFLLLAITSLPINMASHHKLRLSASEVAAIEAHAPPQPDQPTTFFEVDRPHRPPPGSSGPCSTVLLSHSFAYTYTKPPVTAAYSPPPCLAAAGGHASLISLAVLEWRAACQGVQYDRIFGVWLGGAELLRGCTAEPRRNGIEWSVSKDVTKYASLLAARNPSTLAVYLGNVVDEQYTGVYHANLTLHLYFHHPPQPPQPGLGPADVIVPVSRSLPLNDGLWFQIQNGEDVGSASLAVPTNAYRAVLEVYLSYHAHDEFWYTNTIGSNGPFREVTVSIDGDLVGAVWPFPVIYTGGINPLLWRPITGIGSFSLPSYDIEITPFLEKLLDGKAHEFGLSVTNAKDAWFVDANLHLWLDPRGAPTTAGITSYDAPPLDTTTAFRPDGPGTEFYYMTAFRRISATGWVQTPSYGKITAAWTQRLGYDNTNEVQGDSQQVVNQTTEAYSGVHVTDRGGIAYSQEAQQSFRLDVFVGAVNEAFDGSYTVARDVRLGFAEERVAAGRAGFFWSRSLSNAQECAVNVDVDDEGDVVGVSSGTRQNYRYEASDGCYSRDVASSGYGIVSDHSDEVCAKGSFVSAVGAVASPALARRTSS, encoded by the coding sequence ATGCCCCTCCACTCTCGATCCACCATGGCCGAGCCCTTCGTGCACGCTGTCCTCTTCCTCCTGCTAGCAATCACTTCCCTTCCGATCAACATGGCTTCGCATCACAAGCTCCGTCTCTCAGCCTCCGAAGTTGCTGCGATCGAGGCGCACGCGCCGCCTCAGCCGGACCAGCCCACCACCTTCTTCGAGGTGGACCGGCCGCACCGGCCGCCGCCGGGCAGCTCCGGCCCATGCTCCACCGTGCTTCTCTCACACTCATTCGCTTACACCTACACCAAGCCCCCGGTCACGGCCGCCTACTCCCCGCCGCCCTGCCTCGCCGCCGCGGGCGGACACGCCTCGCTGATCTCCCTTGCCGTTCTTGAGTGGCGAGCAGCCTGCCAGGGCGTCCAGTACGACCGTATCTTCGGAGTTTGGCTCGGCGGCGCCGAGCTCCTCCGCGGCTGCACGGCGGAGCCACGGAGAAACGGCATCGAGTGGTCCGTGTCCAAGGATGTCACCAAGTACGCGTCCCTCCTCGCCGCCCGCAACCCCTCCACCCTCGCCGTCTACCTCGGCAACGTCGTCGACGAGCAGTACACCGGTGTGTACCACGCCAACCTCACGCTACACCTCTACTTCCACCACCCGCCGCAGCCTCCGCAGCCCGGGCTGGGCCCCGCCGACGTCATCGTCCCCGTCTCGCGGAGCCTCCCTTTGAACGACGGCCTTTGGTTCCAGATTCAGAACGGCGAGGACGTCGGTTCAGCGAGCCTCGCCGTGCCGACCAACGCCTACCGTGCCGTTCTCGAGGTGTACCTCTCGTACCACGCCCACGATGAGTTCTGGTACACCAACACGATCGGCAGCAACGGCCCGTTCCGCGAGGTCACCGTCAGCATCGACGGGGATCTCGTCGGCGCCGTCTGGCCGTTCCCGGTCATCTACACCGGCGGCATTAACCCCCTCCTCTGGCGCCCGATCACGGGGATCGGCTCGTTCAGCCTCCCGTCCTACGATATCGAGATCACGCCCTTCTTGGAAAAATTGCTGGACGGGAAGGCGCACGAGTTTGGCCTGTCAGTGACCAACGCCAAGGACGCGTGGTTCGTCGACGCCAACCTCCACCTCTGGCTGGACCCCAGGGGAGCGCCGACGACGGCGGGCATCACCAGCTACGACGCGCCACCGCTGGACACGACCACAGCGTTCCGGCCCGACGGCCCCGGCACCGAGTTCTACTACATGACGGCGTTCCGGCGCATCTCCGCCACGGGGTGGGTGCAAACGCCGTCCTATGGCAAGATCACGGCGGCGTGGACTCAGAGGCTCGGCTACGACAACACGAACGAGGTCCAGGGCGACAGCCAGCAGGTGGTGAACCAGACGACCGAAGCGTACTCCGGCGTGCACGTCACGGACCGCGGCGGCATCGCGTACTCGCAAGAGGCGCAACAGAGCTTCCGGCTCGACGTGTTCGTGGGCGCGGTGAACGAGGCGTTCGACGGCTCGTACACGGTGGCGAGGGACGTTCGGCTGGGGTTCGCCGAGGAGAGGGTCGCCGCCGGCCGCGCGGGGTTCTTCTGGTCTCGGTCGCTGAGCAACGCGCAGGAGTGCGCCGTGAACGTGGACGTGGACGACGAAGGGGACGTGGTCGGGGTGTCGTCGGGCACGAGGCAGAACTACAGGTACGAGGCGAGCGACGGGTGCTACTCCCGGGACGTGGCCAGCAGCGGTTACGGCATTGTCTCTGACCATTCCGACGAGGTTTGCGCGAAGGGGTCGTTTGTTTCTGCTGTCGGCGCCGTGGCATCGCCGGCTTTGGCGCGACGGACGAGCTCGTGA